One Tindallia magadiensis genomic region harbors:
- a CDS encoding XTP/dITP diphosphatase, whose protein sequence is MEQEKAKAVIATGNPHKLLEIKKMLEDFPIEVVSMKEVGLENMEIEETGASFEENALIKAMAVCEETKTIALADDSGLEVDALDGRPGIHSARYAGEDATDRTNKEKLLNELQGVPIEKRSGRFVCAIAVAFPNGEVLVTRGEVEGYIDFEETGENGFGYDPMFYVPEYQKTFGQLEPEIKNRISHRSKALENLKKMLTEHFKE, encoded by the coding sequence ATGGAACAAGAAAAAGCGAAGGCGGTTATTGCAACAGGCAATCCACATAAATTATTGGAAATAAAAAAAATGCTGGAAGATTTTCCTATCGAAGTAGTATCCATGAAAGAAGTTGGCTTAGAAAACATGGAGATTGAAGAAACAGGGGCTAGCTTTGAAGAAAACGCCCTGATCAAAGCCATGGCAGTTTGCGAGGAAACCAAAACCATTGCTTTGGCCGATGATTCAGGCTTGGAAGTAGATGCCTTAGATGGAAGACCGGGGATTCATTCTGCCCGTTACGCAGGCGAAGATGCAACAGATCGTACCAATAAGGAAAAGCTGTTAAATGAATTACAGGGAGTACCTATTGAAAAAAGAAGTGGTCGCTTTGTATGCGCCATAGCCGTTGCTTTTCCTAATGGAGAGGTATTAGTAACAAGAGGGGAAGTAGAAGGCTATATTGATTTTGAAGAAACCGGAGAAAATGGATTTGGGTATGATCCGATGTTTTATGTGCCGGAATATCAAAAGACATTTGGGCAATTAGAACCTGAAATAAAAAACCGCATTAGTCATCGTTCAAAGGCATTGGAAAATCTAAAAAAAATGTTAACAGAGCATTTTAAGGAGTAG
- the rph gene encoding ribonuclease PH codes for MRIDGRKTDQLRPITFERNYTKYASGSVLVTMGNTKVICTAFMEEKVPPFLKGSGKGWITAEYSMLPSATHTRKIRESSKGKVEGRTQEIQRLIGRALRSVVDLKTIGERTIWIDCDVIQADGGTRTASITGAFVALMETLIKMRENKQIKEIPINHYLAAVSVGIVKEEALLDLCYEEDSTAAVDMNLVMTEAEELVEIQGSGEEATFSLDQMHQMIDLGKKGIEQLIQEQKRIITEIYSEKIKA; via the coding sequence ATGAGAATTGACGGAAGAAAAACAGATCAGCTACGACCTATTACCTTTGAAAGAAACTATACAAAATATGCATCTGGCTCTGTTTTGGTAACAATGGGAAATACGAAAGTAATCTGCACTGCCTTTATGGAAGAGAAAGTTCCACCATTTTTGAAAGGAAGTGGAAAAGGATGGATTACTGCTGAGTATTCCATGCTTCCCAGTGCAACGCATACAAGAAAAATAAGAGAATCAAGCAAAGGAAAAGTCGAAGGACGAACGCAGGAAATACAACGATTAATTGGACGAGCTCTTCGCTCCGTAGTAGACCTGAAAACAATCGGAGAGCGGACCATATGGATTGATTGTGATGTGATACAAGCAGACGGTGGGACAAGGACCGCATCTATTACAGGAGCCTTTGTTGCTTTGATGGAAACCTTAATAAAAATGAGAGAAAACAAACAAATTAAAGAAATACCGATTAATCATTATCTGGCAGCTGTAAGTGTAGGAATCGTGAAAGAGGAAGCTTTACTAGACCTCTGCTATGAAGAGGATTCGACAGCGGCCGTAGATATGAATTTGGTGATGACGGAAGCAGAAGAGCTGGTCGAAATTCAAGGTTCGGGAGAAGAGGCTACCTTTAGCTTAGATCAAATGCATCAGATGATCGATCTTGGTAAAAAAGGAATTGAACAGCTAATACAGGAACAAAAACGTATTATTACGGAGATCTATTCCGAGAAAATAAAAGCATAG
- a CDS encoding N-acetylmuramoyl-L-alanine amidase, which produces MKRKLKLGLGVLVLMILCVSMPAFADVPTIRAEVDERMVDIPVVQMTMDGEAIASDVPPVLLQHQEQYRTLVPVAVIAEKTGATVSWDGEKRQVKIETEDKEINLTIDSANVEVNGERKILPSQVPAKIVTYQERGRTMVPVAFVGQELGLDVGWDGENRRVVITSPEKEETEESSEPEETSEVEESTLRPDEEERTHEESLIEEELLGDEAQLKDISIKMVEGMPEIRLKTGEEVAFNTAQLMNPQRLVFDLNHTRLRMDQSDAMQEDKTVKVTAPSNAYISGVRSSQFEKTPWVTRLVLDMKNDIGHDVRYDEATGEMVIRLIHYVDEVRFERYNAKEVVVIAGSNAHDYNLMKLDGPHRLVIDTMDSVLNPGHRFPDFNVGGRVADRVRVSEFTPDHHYDPEDKIVRTVIDLNKVPDMDDLYFDKQNGRLVVHLEGKPDEGYRYVETGWTSAHLTFFGDKAVDYELEVDESAGIVKLIMPKDNMDIPFELLDVDDPLIEFIQITENTDGDKLIANVHVKAGVEIRSPGIKNTRNLSLEFTNRDMRYREKLIVIDAGHGGRDPGATSTTLNMPEKDVVLEVALEAEKLLQEAGFRTYMTRRDDTFVSLEDRAAISNQLNADVFVSVHANAAPRADLKGVETLYYPSENSSTDFRDNLRLAEIFQEEMVRTLNASSHRINARDRLYVLRETNMPAIITEIGFLTNPEEEQLLATTQYRKRAAEGIRNAVIRYVEETGTHLSEIR; this is translated from the coding sequence AAAACTAAAGCTAGGGCTGGGGGTCTTGGTACTCATGATACTATGTGTATCGATGCCTGCCTTCGCCGATGTGCCAACGATCAGAGCCGAAGTAGACGAGAGAATGGTTGACATTCCTGTTGTTCAAATGACCATGGATGGAGAAGCAATAGCTTCCGATGTACCGCCAGTCTTACTGCAGCATCAGGAGCAGTATCGGACATTAGTTCCGGTAGCGGTTATCGCTGAAAAAACCGGTGCCACTGTAAGTTGGGATGGAGAAAAAAGACAGGTAAAGATAGAGACAGAAGACAAAGAAATTAACCTGACCATTGACAGTGCCAATGTAGAAGTAAACGGTGAAAGGAAAATACTTCCTAGTCAGGTTCCAGCAAAGATCGTTACTTATCAGGAACGGGGAAGAACCATGGTTCCTGTTGCCTTTGTTGGTCAGGAGCTGGGGTTAGACGTTGGTTGGGATGGAGAAAATAGAAGGGTTGTTATTACCTCCCCCGAAAAAGAAGAAACAGAAGAATCATCGGAGCCGGAAGAAACATCAGAAGTAGAAGAATCTACCTTAAGGCCGGATGAAGAAGAGAGAACCCATGAAGAAAGTCTTATTGAAGAAGAATTGCTGGGGGATGAGGCACAATTAAAAGATATTAGTATCAAAATGGTGGAAGGCATGCCGGAGATACGTTTAAAAACAGGAGAAGAAGTTGCTTTTAATACGGCGCAATTAATGAACCCTCAGCGGTTGGTTTTTGATTTAAATCATACTCGGTTAAGAATGGATCAATCGGATGCGATGCAGGAAGATAAGACAGTGAAAGTGACAGCGCCAAGCAATGCTTATATTAGCGGAGTGCGTTCATCTCAATTTGAAAAAACACCCTGGGTAACACGACTCGTATTAGACATGAAAAATGATATTGGTCATGATGTTCGATACGATGAAGCTACGGGAGAAATGGTGATACGCCTGATTCATTATGTCGATGAAGTTCGTTTTGAGCGATACAATGCAAAAGAAGTGGTTGTTATTGCAGGAAGCAATGCACATGATTATAACCTGATGAAATTGGACGGTCCCCACCGACTGGTGATCGATACCATGGATTCGGTGCTTAATCCCGGCCACCGCTTTCCAGATTTCAATGTAGGTGGAAGAGTGGCAGATAGGGTAAGGGTTTCAGAATTTACGCCAGACCATCATTATGATCCGGAAGATAAAATTGTTCGTACGGTGATTGATTTAAACAAAGTACCTGATATGGATGATTTGTACTTTGATAAACAAAACGGACGTCTAGTGGTTCACTTAGAAGGAAAACCGGATGAAGGCTATCGTTATGTAGAGACTGGATGGACTTCAGCTCATCTTACCTTTTTTGGAGATAAAGCAGTAGATTATGAGTTAGAGGTAGATGAATCCGCAGGCATTGTAAAGTTGATAATGCCCAAGGACAACATGGACATACCTTTTGAGCTACTGGATGTAGATGACCCTTTAATTGAGTTTATTCAAATCACAGAAAATACAGATGGCGATAAACTGATTGCCAATGTTCATGTAAAAGCAGGTGTAGAAATCAGAAGTCCCGGCATAAAAAACACAAGAAACTTATCCTTGGAATTCACCAATAGAGATATGCGCTATCGGGAAAAATTGATTGTAATAGATGCAGGACATGGTGGACGAGATCCGGGTGCAACATCGACAACGTTGAATATGCCTGAAAAAGATGTTGTGCTAGAAGTAGCGCTAGAAGCGGAAAAACTACTTCAAGAAGCTGGCTTTAGAACATATATGACTCGTCGGGATGATACGTTTGTTTCCCTGGAAGATCGAGCAGCCATTTCAAATCAGTTAAATGCAGATGTATTTGTAAGCGTACATGCTAATGCAGCACCTAGGGCAGACTTAAAAGGAGTAGAAACTCTTTATTATCCAAGTGAAAACAGTTCTACAGATTTTAGGGATAACCTTAGACTGGCGGAAATTTTTCAAGAAGAAATGGTGCGAACTCTCAACGCATCAAGCCACCGGATTAATGCGAGAGATCGTCTATACGTTCTTAGAGAAACAAATATGCCAGCGATTATTACAGAGATTGGTTTTCTGACGAATCCTGAAGAAGAACAACTATTGGCGACTACGCAGTATAGAAAAAGAGCAGCAGAAGGTATCAGAAACGCCGTTATCCGGTATGTAGAAGAAACAGGAACACACCTTTCTGAAATAAGATAA
- a CDS encoding metallophosphoesterase family protein, whose amino-acid sequence MQIGVLGDTHGDIGQLKKALDALKDCEKILHTGDYYHDINSVDPSVKQNIIAVAGNCDREPGLPTEKIIKLHQHTILLCHGHRYGVKTNLQRLHYKALESACTIAVFGHTHVPTLVQESGIYLVNPGSATEPRVNDQPTCLLLDLNNPLSSEFITISA is encoded by the coding sequence ATGCAGATAGGTGTATTAGGAGATACTCATGGGGATATCGGACAGTTAAAGAAAGCATTGGATGCATTGAAAGATTGTGAAAAGATTTTGCATACAGGCGATTATTATCACGATATCAATAGCGTAGACCCATCAGTAAAACAAAACATAATTGCCGTTGCTGGTAATTGTGACAGAGAGCCGGGCTTGCCAACAGAAAAAATAATAAAACTTCACCAACATACCATATTGCTTTGTCATGGGCATCGATACGGTGTTAAGACAAACCTGCAGCGCCTTCATTATAAAGCTTTGGAATCAGCATGTACTATCGCTGTATTTGGTCACACGCATGTTCCTACCTTGGTTCAGGAAAGTGGGATTTATCTGGTGAATCCTGGTAGTGCCACAGAACCAAGAGTAAATGATCAACCGACCTGCCTACTCTTAGACCTTAATAATCCATTATCGAGTGAGTTTATTACAATTTCTGCTTGA
- a CDS encoding DUF2179 domain-containing protein — protein sequence MELVLGYLLIFTAKTADMSMATVRTIMSMRGRRLEAFLIGFIEVIIWIVAIGRVLDNLDDPFNVIAYALGFASGGYVGIILEERMAIGDLIVQVITYKKAMNLVDSIREAGFGVTVVEGNGRYGINHLLNVTIQRKNLAKLHRILDQHDATAFVTVTDARAIKGGYFTKMKR from the coding sequence ATGGAATTAGTATTAGGGTATTTATTAATCTTTACAGCAAAAACAGCAGATATGAGTATGGCTACGGTAAGAACCATTATGTCGATGAGAGGGAGAAGACTGGAAGCTTTTTTGATTGGTTTTATTGAAGTCATTATATGGATTGTAGCTATTGGAAGAGTGCTGGACAACCTGGATGATCCTTTTAACGTGATTGCCTATGCGTTGGGATTTGCATCTGGTGGTTATGTTGGTATAATATTGGAAGAGCGGATGGCGATAGGAGATTTAATTGTCCAGGTAATTACGTATAAAAAAGCGATGAACCTTGTTGACAGCATCCGGGAAGCAGGATTTGGTGTTACTGTGGTAGAAGGAAATGGACGCTATGGTATTAACCACCTGTTAAATGTAACGATACAACGTAAAAACCTGGCAAAACTTCATCGTATTTTGGATCAGCACGATGCAACCGCATTTGTTACCGTAACAGATGCTCGCGCCATTAAGGGTGGCTATTTTACAAAAATGAAAAGATAA